TTGGGATTAAAAGCTCCCCATTGTCCATATAattgttaaaaatattatttacaccGTTTGTAATAGAATTCAACATATGAATACTCAAAAGTTTAATAATATTGATAAAAATTGGGTGGAAACTCTATACAAAGCTTTGTAATTAATTGGGGTGGTATAGTTGAGTTATAATTGTTTTGTGacttaattaatacaatactttactgatattttattttatttttttaaaaaaagtttgagTTCAATTTGAGAATGATGTGAATCTTTTGACTGGGTTTTCTATTCTGTGATTCAATTTAATTCCGGTCCAAGTGGTCCAAGCAGGATATGTAGCCAATATATTTATAGATCCTTCTTTTGCAGCATGACACTTCTATTTGCACATATCCCAACATCGTCTAATAAGACCAAAAAACCAAACTAGTATCCAATGATCTCCTAATATCGAGAGATTAATAAGCTTTATCcatattgtaatattttaaggtacaaatttattatataatgggACATATATTGTTATTaacttattttaatattaggtgtggtagatattttaatttagtaaattatataaaaaaaaaactggtaactaattataaaattgtagtATTAAGCACTTTAAAATACTTAcaacaatattattttaataaaagttGCTTATTAGCTAGATCTATATGAATTAATAAACGAGTAGTTATAAGCTTGAGTTGCATTGAACCATTAACTATATAGTAGAATTATTGAATTAAGAAATACtttcatgattaaaaaaaatgttataactaattataagaGATCAAGTTGGCGCTCGATCTCTCTTCACTCGATCatcaaatacattaaaatatatgTAACAAAAAGATAGAAAAGAAGCAGAGAAAATGATGGATTTTTTTGTTTCGGTGAAAAGGGCATGTGAATGCATGGTTATGAAAGTGCCtagatgagaaaaaaaaaagtgactatttcacaaaaattaaaaataaaattgttttcatttctttttttattattattataccatattttccatCATTGAGAAGAGTAATTATTGTCATCACATGACTTCATCGAGTTCTCATGAGAATCACACTAGAACAATTATGGGATCCATCTCCTTTACACGCAAGCAAAACATATATTTACATTTATTTCATACAcgaattatttatatatatatatatgaagcaTATACATCCAAGTTCGAAGATCATAATATCAAACCATGATATcgatataaacatatatacatacatacacaccaTGATATCGATAtaaacatacatacatacacacataattattaaaaagaacttaattaataattagatgTCAATATATAATTCACAAAACATAATGACTAGCTTGTTCATCTTACATTATCCATAGCAATAATAATTATGTTTCTCGTTTCGAGGAAAAACAGATTAGAAAATTAACAAacgtctcttaattaatatttctttcattttttttcttcatctgtTTTCACCTATgtacaatataattttcttttataaaaaaaaagctaaattatatattattagaagtaatcaacatgatgatgatgatgatgatggtgatgtGGGATCTGATACGGTTCCTCCCTCTCTTTCTTGCTCATTAACTTTGgtaaataattactattatgAGCTTTCCTCATAGAATTATTCTTTTTCTTGATCAAATCTCTTGGAACCTCCGGTGGCCTAACAGACCTAATCAAAGCCCAATTCACACCCTTAAAGAACTCATGTCTCTTAATCTCAACAGAACCCTTCAAACTCCCAAGTCTCTTCTTGGGATTCTTCACCAAAAGCTTGCTTATAAGATCTTGAACCCTAACCAACTCTTCATACTCTTTGGCACTACTAACCCCAGTTCTCGGAAAAGTCAACGGCTGTTTAAGAATGTTGACCAGAGTCTTCTCATTGTTTTCTCCTTTAAACGGTGTTCTTCCGTACAACATTTCGTAGAGGAACACTCCGAGTGTCCACCAGTCTACAGGACTCCCATGCCCTTGACCAGATATCACTTCAGGGGCCAAATATTCGTGTGTTCCCACGAAGGACTTTGATTTTGCGTGAATGGGTTCCGCCACCAATTCTGGATCGTCCACGTGTACTAATTGATCTTCTTGTTCGTGATGGGGATCGTGACCGTCGGCTCTTTCAGTTATCGTTGTAACGACCgttgttttctttttcctttttgcgACTGAGAAACACGAGAGAACAGGCTGCATGGGAAGAGCACAAGACGGTGTCGTTGAGCAACTCCTTTCGTACTTTCCGTCGTCGTTTGTTTCGATATCTGACGTCAtcgttttgttattattattattactacgcCTTAGGAGCTTCGGAACGACGTCGCATTTGAGTGAGAGATCGAAATCAGAGAGCATGATATGGCCGTCTTCTCTAACTAGAACGTTTTCTGGCTTCAAATCTCTGTAAACTATCCCCATCATGTGGAGATACTCTAGTGCTAAGATCGTTTCCGCACCATAAAATCTGAACGTACCCCACACGAACACACATCATGATTAAATTATTAGTGCCAAACATTCCCTTTAAATGCAATAATTAATTATGACTAATTAAAAAATGACATCTTTCGTTTATGCTCACTGTTAGTATTATAGCTAAGGACTTATTTTGTGGGACGGACTATTTATAATATCATGCAtattaacaaaactaataaataaaaatactaaacaaaatataatgATTTACTTTTATCACGCCTTGTTTAAAGCATCAACTAATCTTCCaaacaataattattttatgtaatttaaagtatatactTAACTTATATAGTAGGGCTGGATATATATAAGTGTAAGTGggtttaaattatgtttttccTCTTATTAACATGAGGGAAAAAAAAACTGttgcattattattttttgacaaAGAAATTTTTATTCATAAAACTGACAAAAACCTAAATAATTGAGTGTCGCTATTTGAGTCACAGATAAGGAGGTATGATATATACAGTATATATCTTAATTACCAATATGGTTATATACtgatttctaatattatttattacaacAATTTACCatataaaaattctaaataactaGCTGTACTAGACTTACTTGGCAGAAGAAATAGAGAATCGTTTGCCAGGTTGGCGTTGACGAGCGGAGTACAAGTCACCACCAGGACAAAACTCCATAACCAAGCAAGAGTAATGAGAAGCATCAAAGTCAGCGTAAAGAGTGGGCAAAAAGGGGTGGTCAAGCATCCCCAGAATCTCTTTCTCCATTTCAGCTCTCTGTAGCTTCTTCCTAATCGCCAAAGCTTCTCTATCCACAACTTTCATGGCATAAAAGCACTGATCAGGAAACGAAGACATCGTCGTCTTCGTCGTCCCAGATGACCCAACGACGCCGTTTCTTATCTGGCAGAGGTAAACATTACCTATATCCCCACTCCCCAGCCGGCGCAAAAGTCGGAACTGGTCCAAGCCCACTCGCCCACCTCTCGTGCTCAGCCGAAGCTGACTCATAGCTTCCCACGCCGCTTGGTTTGCCTTGTGTGGCTTCTGGGAGGATGAGCTGACTGTTGTGGATGACTCAGCGGCTGAAGAGCTCACTGAGACTGAGCTCTGTCTCCGGCTGCTGAAGCTCAGGCTGCTGCTCATCCAGCTCCGGCTTGAGTCTGGAATGGTGATGGAGGAACAGCTACTGTCGTAGTCTGATTCATTGTTCGCCATTGCTGTAGTTTGAAGTagcatatttttttgtttttttggaaATGAAGGTTTTGTTTTGAGGTTTGTTTCTCTTTGGCCTTTTTATATACAAGTATTTGGTGTGatgtccttttttttttttacttccaAAAGTTACAAAGTGGTGCTTTTGAAATTagcttaaaaaaaacaaattattagTTTATAACAGGTAAAGTGACAACGTTTTATTCTCTTCAATATATAACATTTGGCCGACAATTTagataatattacaaaattgcCATTGGGAAGGAGATGATAGTATAATATGATGGATCACGTGCGTGGGGCAAACATAACAAAGTGTATAAGAAAATAGTAAACACTAGATATTTTTTGAGGTGAAAAATATGTACTACTTAATTAGTGGTGgttttattagtttaattaagatgaTCGAACATTATATAAGTACATATGTTCatgtctttttatttttataggagtggtatatatatgtatgaaaaatgAAAATCTTTGTGGGCTGTGAGATCTGTATGTTGTGGAATTACAGCGGTCTGTAGCACAGTAAAGACTTTGCTGCAGAGAGCACATACATAAAGGGAAAGCTATAGCTTtagtttagttttattttatttttaggttatttttactatttatttatatttttatgaggtTCTAGGCATGCTTATATCAGCTGACACAGCCACTACTCTTTGTTTTTTTCAAAAGTAACTTTTGCCAAAAATGGATATATTTACATGTCCATATTCTCTCTTGGcgtataatatttataaaaaatatatttttttttagtgtaataacttgaaaataattcatcATCTATTATTACTAGTTTGTCAACTTTCTACTTGTAAATTTCTGcatgaaaattattatttataaacaatgATCTTTATATGTGTATGTAGAGATATCACTACTTTTGATGAATATTCCTGTACTGTTAAAAATATACGCTGTAATGATAGTAAAattcattattatatattattctatTAAACCTTTGATATATAGGATGTGCGTGACAACTTTGAACTTGGCTAATAATCACATGATTGGTCAGTTAATGATGATCATGATCAGTAGCGAAATTTGATGAAAGCTTTGGGAAAATACTTGTACTACTTTAGTTACCTATGTGTTAACAAAAAGTGGTGGCATTTTTGTTAATTACTGTCAGAAAAAcgcatatttttaattattgtagatatatatatgtataggtgATCTGATCAGACGGTCAAAAAAGCCATTCTTCTTTCCTGTTAAAAGCGCTATAACAGAACACAACACAACCCTACACCGCTTTTCAAGAAGC
This Cannabis sativa cultivar Pink pepper isolate KNU-18-1 chromosome 6, ASM2916894v1, whole genome shotgun sequence DNA region includes the following protein-coding sequences:
- the LOC115724682 gene encoding protein kinase PINOID 2, encoding MLLQTTAMANNESDYDSSCSSITIPDSSRSWMSSSLSFSSRRQSSVSVSSSAAESSTTVSSSSQKPHKANQAAWEAMSQLRLSTRGGRVGLDQFRLLRRLGSGDIGNVYLCQIRNGVVGSSGTTKTTMSSFPDQCFYAMKVVDREALAIRKKLQRAEMEKEILGMLDHPFLPTLYADFDASHYSCLVMEFCPGGDLYSARQRQPGKRFSISSAKFYGAETILALEYLHMMGIVYRDLKPENVLVREDGHIMLSDFDLSLKCDVVPKLLRRSNNNNNKTMTSDIETNDDGKYERSCSTTPSCALPMQPVLSCFSVAKRKKKTTVVTTITERADGHDPHHEQEDQLVHVDDPELVAEPIHAKSKSFVGTHEYLAPEVISGQGHGSPVDWWTLGVFLYEMLYGRTPFKGENNEKTLVNILKQPLTFPRTGVSSAKEYEELVRVQDLISKLLVKNPKKRLGSLKGSVEIKRHEFFKGVNWALIRSVRPPEVPRDLIKKKNNSMRKAHNSNYLPKLMSKKEREEPYQIPHHHHHHHHHVDYF